In Ilumatobacter fluminis, the following proteins share a genomic window:
- a CDS encoding ABC transporter substrate-binding protein, which translates to MKARSLAAGVLALSLVAAACGDDDDTTADDTVDTAAPEPAEEPSEEPAEEPAEEPSTETTTATTEAAGECNPLPLVQEGMLTVATGETVFPPWMGAGEDDFDDPSTGTGYEGALVFALAEEMGFTADQVTFVRTGFDEVIAPGSKDWDFNIQQYSITPERDEVVDFSDGYYTVDQAIIGAADSPAASATSIADLKPLRIGAAIGTTSLDYAEAIIDPDGEVQVYDDNSAAKAAFDAGQVDAIVFDLPTAYYITAVEITDASIIGILPEGDAPDELGMLFEDGNPLVPCVNAALQTLSDNGTLEALEQEWLAAGGDIPVFDS; encoded by the coding sequence ATGAAGGCACGATCATTGGCAGCAGGCGTGTTGGCGCTGTCGCTCGTGGCCGCAGCATGCGGTGACGACGACGACACGACCGCCGACGACACCGTCGACACGGCGGCACCGGAACCCGCCGAGGAGCCGAGCGAAGAACCCGCCGAGGAACCCGCCGAGGAGCCGTCCACCGAGACGACCACGGCCACCACCGAGGCAGCCGGCGAGTGCAACCCGCTTCCGCTCGTGCAGGAAGGCATGCTCACCGTCGCGACCGGCGAGACCGTGTTCCCGCCGTGGATGGGCGCCGGCGAGGACGACTTCGACGACCCGAGCACCGGCACCGGCTACGAGGGTGCCCTCGTGTTCGCGCTCGCCGAGGAGATGGGCTTCACCGCCGACCAGGTCACCTTCGTGCGCACCGGCTTCGACGAGGTCATCGCCCCGGGTTCGAAGGACTGGGACTTCAACATCCAGCAGTACTCGATCACCCCCGAGCGTGACGAGGTCGTCGACTTCTCCGATGGCTACTACACCGTCGACCAGGCCATCATCGGCGCCGCCGACTCGCCGGCAGCGTCGGCGACGAGCATCGCCGACCTGAAGCCGCTGCGCATCGGCGCCGCGATCGGCACGACCAGCCTCGACTACGCCGAGGCGATCATCGATCCCGACGGCGAGGTCCAGGTGTACGACGACAACTCGGCCGCAAAGGCCGCGTTCGACGCCGGCCAGGTCGACGCGATCGTGTTCGACCTGCCGACCGCTTACTACATCACCGCCGTCGAGATCACCGACGCTTCGATCATCGGCATCCTGCCCGAGGGCGACGCGCCCGACGAACTGGGCATGTTGTTCGAAGACGGCAACCCGCTCGTGCCGTGCGTGAACGCGGCACTGCAGACGCTGAGCGACAACGGCACCCTCGAGGCGCTCGAGCAGGAATGGCTCGCCGCCGGCGGCGACATCCCGGTCTTCGACAGCTGA
- a CDS encoding amino acid ABC transporter permease, whose protein sequence is MSAPEPQPGGLPGGLPRRRSFFENTADMLRQEGARAGIVAVISTVVFFGGGFLLVVNSPNWPRVRDQFFNPDDFRESWPLVLDGFWLNIELFIYSMLTIPFVALLIAVMRSLRGPAFFPIRLLAVIFTDVFRGIPLILLILLLGFGVPALDIDGLPNSSTFWGMVALVLSYSAYTAEIYRSGIDAVPESQRSSARALGLTQWQSLRHAILPQAIRNVVPALMNTVVSLQKDVALIAVLGVRDAVREAQIYTTRTFNYTSYVVAAVLFLAISIPLTRFVDWYVARDRARRSQTLV, encoded by the coding sequence GTGAGCGCACCCGAACCGCAGCCCGGCGGGCTGCCGGGTGGGCTCCCGCGTCGTCGCTCGTTCTTCGAGAACACCGCCGACATGCTGCGCCAGGAAGGCGCGCGCGCCGGCATCGTTGCCGTCATCTCGACGGTCGTCTTCTTCGGCGGCGGCTTCCTGCTCGTCGTCAACAGCCCGAACTGGCCGCGTGTCCGCGACCAGTTCTTCAACCCGGACGACTTCCGGGAGAGCTGGCCGCTCGTCCTCGACGGCTTCTGGCTCAACATCGAGCTGTTCATCTACTCGATGCTCACGATCCCGTTCGTGGCCCTGCTCATCGCCGTGATGCGCAGCCTCCGCGGACCTGCCTTCTTCCCGATCCGGCTCCTGGCCGTGATCTTCACCGACGTCTTCCGCGGCATCCCCCTCATCCTGCTGATCCTGCTGCTCGGCTTCGGCGTGCCGGCGCTCGACATCGACGGGCTGCCGAACAGCTCCACCTTCTGGGGCATGGTCGCCCTCGTGCTCAGCTACTCGGCGTACACCGCCGAGATCTATCGCTCCGGCATCGACGCCGTGCCCGAGAGCCAGCGTTCGTCGGCCCGCGCGCTCGGCCTCACCCAGTGGCAGTCGCTGCGCCATGCGATCCTGCCGCAGGCGATCCGCAACGTGGTGCCCGCCCTGATGAACACCGTCGTCTCGCTCCAGAAAGACGTCGCCCTGATCGCCGTGCTGGGTGTCCGCGACGCCGTGCGCGAGGCGCAGATCTACACGACCCGCACGTTCAACTACACGTCGTACGTCGTGGCGGCCGTGCTGTTCCTCGCGATCAGCATCCCGCTCACCCGCTTCGTCGACTGGTATGTCGCCCGAGACCGAGCCCGCCGTTCCCAGACCCTGGTGTGA
- a CDS encoding amino acid ABC transporter ATP-binding protein, whose product MTAKLEIRDVHKSYGDKVVLAGMSFDVEEHEVVCLIGPSGSGKSTLLRCIDLLDPLDSGSIHLDGVDITAKNTDANAVRRRVGIVFQSYNLFPHMSVLDNCTLGPRRALGVDRKTAEAKARELLERFGLGEKVEEYPNRISGGQNQRAAIVRALMADPEILLLDEVTSALDPELVGEVLGVIRELAGRGMTMLLATHEMGFARDVADRVCFLHEGRVLEDAAPNDLFGSPEHERTAQFLRRVREAGRI is encoded by the coding sequence ATGACGGCCAAGCTCGAGATCCGAGACGTGCACAAGTCGTACGGCGACAAGGTCGTGCTGGCCGGCATGTCGTTCGACGTCGAGGAGCACGAGGTCGTCTGCCTGATCGGCCCGTCCGGATCCGGCAAGTCGACCCTCCTGCGCTGCATCGACCTGCTCGACCCGCTCGACTCCGGCTCGATCCATCTCGACGGCGTCGACATCACCGCCAAGAACACCGACGCCAACGCGGTGCGCCGTCGCGTCGGCATCGTGTTCCAGTCGTACAACCTGTTCCCGCACATGTCGGTGCTCGACAACTGCACCCTCGGCCCGCGCCGTGCGCTCGGCGTCGACCGCAAGACCGCCGAGGCCAAGGCGCGGGAGTTGCTCGAACGGTTCGGGCTCGGGGAGAAGGTCGAGGAATACCCGAACCGCATCTCCGGCGGACAGAACCAGCGTGCCGCCATCGTGCGTGCCCTGATGGCCGACCCCGAGATCCTGCTGCTCGACGAGGTCACCTCGGCGCTCGACCCCGAACTGGTCGGTGAGGTGCTCGGCGTCATCCGCGAGCTGGCCGGCCGCGGCATGACGATGCTGCTCGCCACCCACGAGATGGGCTTCGCCCGCGACGTCGCCGACCGGGTCTGCTTCCTCCACGAAGGTCGCGTCCTCGAAGACGCCGCACCGAACGATCTGTTCGGCTCGCCCGAACACGAACGCACCGCCCAGTTCCTCCGCCGAGTGAGAGAAGCCGGCCGCATCTGA
- the glgA gene encoding glycogen synthase → MRVGILTREYPPDVYGGAGVHVDFLVRELTKLVDVDVHCMGEPRDGATAHSEHEPFLADANAALRTLAADLGMADRTAGCDLVHSHTWYANMGGHWSKLLHDIPHVVTSHSLEPQRPWKAEQLGGGYAVSSWAEQTAYEAADAVIAVSHGSKRDVMASYPQLDEAKVHVVHNGIDTEFYRPDPDTAVLERLGVDLDRPSVVFVGRITRQKGVPHLLRAALQLDESAQLVLLAGAADTPELKAETDAAIADLRAARDGVFLVSEMLPRDEVRQVLTHGTVFVCPSVYEPLGIVNLEAMACETAVVASDVGGIPEVVADGDTGTLVHYDADDTEGFERDLAEAIDAVILDPSRADAMGKAGRTRAVDQFGWDAAARKTVDIYQSLL, encoded by the coding sequence GTGCGCGTTGGGATCTTGACTCGGGAGTATCCGCCGGACGTCTACGGGGGAGCGGGTGTTCACGTCGACTTCCTCGTCCGTGAGCTGACCAAGCTCGTCGACGTCGACGTCCACTGCATGGGCGAGCCGCGCGACGGTGCCACCGCCCACTCCGAGCACGAACCCTTCCTCGCCGACGCCAACGCCGCGCTGCGCACCCTGGCCGCCGACCTCGGCATGGCCGACCGGACCGCCGGCTGCGATCTCGTCCACTCCCACACCTGGTACGCCAACATGGGCGGCCACTGGTCGAAGCTGCTGCACGACATCCCGCACGTCGTCACCTCACACTCGCTCGAACCGCAGCGACCGTGGAAGGCCGAGCAACTGGGCGGCGGTTACGCCGTCAGCTCGTGGGCCGAGCAGACCGCCTACGAGGCGGCCGATGCGGTGATCGCCGTCAGCCACGGATCGAAGCGCGACGTCATGGCGTCGTACCCGCAGCTCGACGAGGCGAAGGTGCACGTGGTGCACAACGGCATCGACACCGAGTTCTACCGACCCGACCCCGACACCGCCGTGCTCGAACGACTGGGCGTCGACCTCGACCGACCGTCGGTCGTGTTCGTCGGTCGCATCACCCGCCAGAAGGGTGTGCCGCACCTGCTGCGCGCTGCGCTCCAACTCGACGAGTCGGCGCAGCTGGTGCTCCTCGCCGGCGCCGCCGACACGCCGGAGCTGAAGGCGGAGACCGACGCGGCGATCGCCGACCTGAGAGCGGCTCGTGACGGTGTGTTCCTCGTGTCGGAGATGCTGCCGCGCGACGAGGTCCGCCAGGTGCTCACTCACGGCACCGTCTTCGTGTGCCCGTCGGTGTACGAACCGCTCGGCATCGTGAACCTCGAGGCGATGGCATGCGAGACGGCGGTCGTCGCCAGTGACGTCGGTGGCATTCCCGAGGTGGTGGCCGACGGCGACACCGGCACCCTCGTCCACTACGACGCCGACGACACCGAGGGCTTCGAGCGCGACCTCGCCGAGGCGATCGACGCCGTGATCCTCGACCCGTCCCGTGCCGACGCGATGGGCAAGGCCGGCCGCACCCGAGCCGTCGACCAGTTCGGCTGGGACGCCGCCGCCCGCAAGACCGTCGACATCTACCAGTCGCTCTTGTAG
- a CDS encoding DUF6916 family protein, translated as MQQRNRGTGLDSGQPSHAQWAAAQGDVFTAADGMEVTLRRVSDPTPQGPFESYSLLFDIAATTEPTQGNLTLTHPTLGTVELFVVAIGSDDGGSTYEAIISARRDETADG; from the coding sequence GTGCAACAGCGGAATCGAGGTACGGGTTTGGACAGCGGGCAGCCGTCCCACGCGCAGTGGGCGGCAGCGCAGGGTGACGTGTTCACCGCAGCGGACGGGATGGAGGTCACGCTCCGACGCGTCTCCGACCCCACGCCGCAAGGCCCGTTCGAGTCGTACTCGCTGCTGTTCGACATCGCCGCCACGACCGAGCCGACGCAGGGCAACCTGACCCTCACGCACCCGACGCTCGGCACCGTCGAACTCTTCGTCGTCGCGATCGGATCCGACGACGGCGGCTCCACCTACGAGGCGATCATCAGCGCTCGCCGCGACGAGACGGCCGACGGATGA
- a CDS encoding GNAT family N-acetyltransferase: MTSPTATASVSVRPAETADEELRRSWFAETKRAEFAPLGLPEPTLADLCDQQYDARVAGYGHQFPAAEHLVIELEGEPVGALIVDGLHDAPTIVVVDIVIAEQHRHRGIGRRVLAEVVDTADRRGTDVELTVAHGNPARRLYDRLGFRAIATTELHERLRRPPARKDTT; this comes from the coding sequence ATGACCTCGCCGACCGCCACTGCGTCGGTCTCCGTCCGACCGGCCGAAACGGCCGACGAGGAACTGCGACGGTCGTGGTTCGCCGAGACGAAACGAGCCGAGTTCGCACCGCTCGGGCTGCCCGAGCCGACCCTGGCCGACCTGTGCGACCAGCAGTACGACGCCCGCGTCGCCGGCTACGGGCACCAGTTCCCCGCGGCGGAACACCTCGTCATCGAACTCGAGGGTGAACCGGTCGGGGCGCTGATCGTCGACGGCCTGCACGATGCCCCCACCATCGTGGTCGTCGACATCGTGATCGCCGAACAGCATCGCCACCGTGGCATCGGTCGCAGAGTACTGGCCGAGGTCGTCGACACAGCCGACCGACGTGGCACCGACGTCGAACTCACCGTCGCGCACGGCAACCCGGCGCGCCGCCTCTACGACCGGCTCGGATTCCGGGCCATCGCCACCACCGAACTCCACGAACGTCTGCGTCGCCCACCGGCGAGGAAGGACACCACATGA
- a CDS encoding DUF6916 family protein, with product MNRTIAPAVGRRELLIGGVAAAAAATVAGPGLGLIPNPLGSGTSDVFDRAALTEHIGETFRITAGPLAGATLQLVEVLDLPAGMVDPARQFVARFSSDATDLPAATYDLRSGAFGRIPLFVTPAGGAVGRSLYEVMVNRWTPVDEGSTP from the coding sequence ATGAACCGCACGATCGCGCCCGCCGTCGGGCGCCGTGAACTCCTGATCGGGGGCGTCGCCGCTGCTGCCGCTGCGACCGTCGCCGGTCCGGGGCTCGGGTTGATCCCGAATCCGCTGGGCTCCGGAACGAGCGACGTGTTCGATCGAGCTGCCCTCACGGAGCACATCGGCGAGACCTTCCGCATCACGGCCGGCCCGCTCGCCGGCGCCACTCTGCAGCTGGTCGAGGTGCTCGATCTTCCGGCCGGCATGGTCGACCCGGCACGACAGTTCGTCGCCCGCTTCTCGAGCGACGCCACCGACCTGCCCGCCGCCACCTACGACCTGCGATCCGGGGCGTTCGGGCGGATCCCGCTCTTCGTCACCCCGGCCGGCGGCGCCGTCGGACGGTCGCTGTACGAGGTGATGGTGAACCGATGGACACCCGTCGATGAAGGGAGCACGCCATGA
- a CDS encoding phage tail protein: protein MSEPFVAEIRMFGGNFAPRGWALCDGQLLAVSQNDALFSLIGTIYGGDGRTTFGLPDLRGRLALHAGTGPGLSERRLGLKGGSENVTITSNEMPSHTHPVRASSQGGTSTSPVGNYPAAVPLTARYQNVDAGSPGSVSMETTDNVGGSQSHTNLAPALCVNYIIALFGIYPSRN from the coding sequence ATGAGCGAACCGTTCGTTGCCGAGATCCGCATGTTCGGCGGCAACTTCGCACCCCGCGGCTGGGCACTGTGTGACGGGCAGCTCCTCGCCGTCAGCCAGAACGACGCCCTGTTCTCGTTGATCGGCACCATCTACGGAGGCGACGGCCGAACGACGTTCGGGCTCCCCGACCTCCGCGGTCGCCTCGCCCTCCACGCCGGGACCGGACCCGGGCTCTCGGAACGGCGGCTGGGCCTCAAAGGTGGCAGCGAGAACGTGACCATCACCTCGAACGAGATGCCGAGTCACACTCATCCGGTCAGGGCGTCGAGCCAGGGCGGTACGTCGACCAGCCCGGTCGGTAACTATCCGGCGGCGGTGCCACTCACCGCCCGCTACCAGAACGTCGATGCCGGCAGCCCCGGCTCCGTGTCGATGGAGACGACCGACAACGTCGGTGGCAGCCAGTCGCACACGAACCTCGCACCGGCGCTGTGTGTGAACTACATCATCGCTCTGTTCGGCATCTACCCGAGCAGGAACTGA
- a CDS encoding phage tail protein — protein sequence MSEPFLAEIRIFSGNFAPRGWAFCDGQLLPIAQNTALFSLLGTTYGGDGRTTVALPDLRGRAAMHPGRGPGLTVRTLGQRTGLEAVSLSEAQIPNHAHVVQSTGDDNNASSPIGAVPGLSEEPQYRPQATITTGQQLAADALTPVGGNQPHNNMQPFIVVNFIIALVGLYPTRS from the coding sequence ATGTCCGAACCATTCCTCGCCGAGATCCGCATCTTCTCCGGCAACTTCGCACCGCGCGGCTGGGCGTTCTGCGACGGCCAGCTCCTCCCGATCGCTCAGAACACGGCCCTGTTCTCGCTGCTCGGCACCACCTATGGCGGTGACGGCCGCACCACGGTCGCGTTGCCCGACCTCCGGGGACGGGCCGCGATGCACCCGGGCCGCGGACCCGGTCTGACGGTTCGCACACTCGGACAACGCACCGGCCTCGAGGCGGTCTCGTTGAGCGAGGCGCAGATCCCCAACCACGCCCACGTCGTGCAGTCGACCGGCGACGACAACAACGCCTCGTCACCGATCGGCGCCGTACCCGGACTGTCGGAGGAGCCGCAGTACCGCCCGCAGGCGACCATCACCACCGGGCAGCAACTGGCGGCCGACGCGCTCACGCCGGTGGGTGGCAACCAGCCACACAACAACATGCAGCCGTTCATCGTCGTCAACTTCATCATCGCCCTCGTCGGGCTCTACCCGACGCGCAGCTGA
- a CDS encoding phage tail protein — MSEPFLAEIRIFAANFAPRGWAFCDGQILPINQNQSLYSLLGTTYGGDGRTSFALPDMRGRAPIHAGTGNGLTPRTLGEKSGEETHTLTAAEIPNHTHFATATSSQAQTDTPANAAWADDGVNGFAATADGAMHPSSVSSFGNGQAHQNMQPFQVVNYIIALQGLFPSRD; from the coding sequence GTGTCCGAACCATTCCTCGCCGAGATCCGCATCTTCGCCGCCAACTTCGCTCCACGCGGGTGGGCGTTCTGCGACGGCCAGATCCTGCCGATCAACCAGAACCAGTCGCTGTATTCACTGCTCGGCACCACCTACGGCGGCGACGGTCGCACGAGTTTCGCCCTCCCGGACATGCGTGGACGCGCACCGATCCACGCCGGAACGGGCAATGGGCTGACGCCACGAACGCTCGGTGAGAAGTCGGGCGAGGAGACGCACACACTCACCGCTGCCGAGATCCCGAACCACACCCACTTCGCGACGGCCACCTCGAGCCAAGCTCAGACCGACACACCGGCCAACGCAGCGTGGGCCGACGACGGGGTGAACGGCTTCGCCGCCACCGCTGACGGTGCGATGCACCCATCGAGCGTCTCGAGCTTCGGCAACGGCCAGGCGCACCAGAACATGCAGCCGTTCCAGGTCGTCAACTACATCATCGCTCTCCAGGGATTGTTCCCGTCGCGGGACTGA